The Streptomyces collinus DNA segment GAACCAGCTGCGCTGGCAGCCATGGACGCAGCCCGGCGTCTGGCAGCCGTACCCCACGGTCTTCCAGCTGGCGCACGCGGCCGGGGTGCACGCCGCGCAGGTCTCGTCCCCGACCTTCCAGAACACCCCGCTGACCAGGGTCGCGCTCAGTGGCGGATCGTTCCTGGGGCGGCTGACCGGCGAGGACCGCATGGACCTGGCGGCCGAGCAACTGGCCGCGGGCGACCGCTCCCTGGTGTACACGTACTTCGCCGAGGTGGACGGCGCCGGTCACCGCTTCGGCGTCGACTCCGACGCCTGGCGCGGCCAGCTCATGTACGCCGACCGCCTGGTCCAGCGCCTGGCCGAGCAACTGCCGCCGCGCAGCGCCCTCTACGTCACCGCCGATCACGGCATGATCGACGTGCCGTTCGACGAGCAGCACCGCATCGACTTCGACGAGGACTGGGAGCTGAGCGCCGGGGTCGCCCTGCTCGGCGGCGAGGGCCGCGCCCGCCACGTCTACGCGGTGCCCGGCGCGGCGAACGACGTCCTGACCTGCTGGCGCGAGGTGCTCGGCGAGCAGTTCTGGGTGGCCTCACGCGACGAGGCCATCGCGGCGGGCTGGTTCGGCCCGCAGATCGACGAACGGGTGTACGGCAGGATCGGTGACGTGGTCGCGGCCGCGCGGGACGACGTCCTGCTCATCGCCTCCGAGCGGGAGCCCAAGGAGTCGGCCATGGTCGGCAACCACGGTTCGATGACCCCCGCCGAGCAGCTGGTCCCCCTGCTCGAAGTACGCTCCTGACACTGCCGAACGCCGACCTCCCACGCCGAAAGGTGCTCAACTCCACATGCCCGAGCTGGTGTTCTTCTGCGGAACCATGGACTGCGGGAAGTCGACGCTGGCTCTCCAGATCGAGCACAACCGCTCGGCGCGCGGCCTGCAGGGCATGATCTTCTCGCGCGACGACCGGGCCGGCGAGGGCAAGCTGTCCTCGCGCCTCGGCCTGGTGACGGACGCGGTGGAGGTCGGCGACGGGCAGGACCTCTACGGCTACCTCGTCGACCATCTCTCGCAAGGCGGCCGTGCGGACTACGTGATCGCCGACGAGGCGCAGTTCCTCGCGCCGGAGCAGATCGACCAACTCGCGCGTGTGGTGGACGACCTGAGCCTGGACGTCTACGCCTTCGGCATCACGACCGACTTCCGCTCCAAGCTGTTCCCCGGCTCGCAGCGGCTGGTGGAGCTGGCCGACCGGGTCGAGGTGCTCCAGGTCGAGGCCCTGTGCTGGTGCGGAGCCCGCGCCACGCACAACGCCCGCACGATAGGCGGGGTGATGGTCGTCGAGGGCGCTCAGGTGGTCGTCGGCGACGTCACCCACTCCGCCGACGAAGTCGGGTACGAGGTGCTGTGCCGCCGTCACCACCGCCGCCGGATGACCGCGGCGACCTCCCATGCGGCAGCCCTGTCCCCGGACGTGCTGCCGGTGACGTCCGCCTGACCCAGGTCCGGCGCTCCGGCCGTCAGTCCGGCCGCTGCAGCAGCGCGAACCGCGCCCCTTCCGGGTCCGCCACCCTCGCCACCCGCCCGTGGTCGGTGTCGTGTACCGGCCTAAGGACCTGCCCGCCCAGGTGGACGAGGTGGTCCACGGCGTCGTCGACATCGGCGACCTGGAAGTACGTGACCCAGTGCGGCCCCCGGTCGCGGGGCAGGGCGTGCCCCACACCGTGGATGCCGGCGACGGGTTCGCCGCCCAGGAGCAGGGCCACGTAGTCGAGGTCGGCGGAGACCACCGGCTCCTCCTCGTAGCCGAACACCGTCCGGTAGAACTTGGCGACGCTCGCCGACTCGAAGGTCAGCAGCTCGTTCCAGGCGGGTGTGCCGGGAACGCCCGAGACGGCGGTGCCCAGATGCGCGGCGGACTGCCAGATGCCGAACACCGCGCCCGCGGGGTCGGAGCAGATCGCCAGACGGCCGGCGTCGGCGGCGTCCAGCGGACCCACGCCGATCGTTCCGCCGCGGCTGCGCACCGTTTCGGCCGTCAGATCCGCGTTCTGTGAGGCGAAGTAGGGCGTCCACGCGATGGGCAGATGGCGGTCCGGTGGCAGCCGGCCGAGGCCGGCCACCTCGCGTCCGTCGAGCAGCGCGCGCACATAGGGGCCGAGCTGCTGGGGGCCCGGCTGGAACTCCCAGCCGAACAGCGCTCCGTAGAACTCCTCGGTCGCGTCCAGTCCGTGCACCATCAGGCTCACCCAGCAGGGCGCGCCGGGCGCGTGCCGGGCGGGTGGGTCACCGTACGGCCCGGCGGACCCCCGTGCGTCGGTCATCGTCACTCTCTTCTCGGCCTCGCGGTGGCCGTGCTCTCCGCAGCCTGGCGGGTCAGCCCTGTGGGGCGTCCCATGTCCGGGAGAATGCCCGATGTGCGGGCCTCGTCCCTCGCGGCGCGCTTGTCGGCAGGTGTCGTTCAGCTGTACAGCATGTGCTTGTTCCCGTACACCGTGTGATCGTTCCGCTCCGGCCGAGCAGAGTAGCCGGACACGGACGGCTCGGCCACCCCCGTGCGCGAGGATGGGGACCATGAACGCCATCATCTCCGCATCCGACCTCGTGAAGGACCTCGACAGCGCCCGGCCGCCGGTCCTGCTCGACGTCCGCTGGCAGCTCAGCGCGGCCAAGGCGGCCGGCGAGCCGCCGTTCGACGGCCGGACCGCGTACGAGGCAGGGCACCTTCCCGGAGCCGTATACG contains these protein-coding regions:
- a CDS encoding alkaline phosphatase family protein, coding for MAQPKTAWDSHPEPLAVASAPAPEYGSGSLADLLPTLAAGLGVPDMNAAITELTPADRNCVFLIDGLGWEQLKAHPEDAPFMTSLLATSRGGTGRPLTAGYPATTATSLASVGTGLPPGTHGLPGYTVRNPDTGELMNQLRWQPWTQPGVWQPYPTVFQLAHAAGVHAAQVSSPTFQNTPLTRVALSGGSFLGRLTGEDRMDLAAEQLAAGDRSLVYTYFAEVDGAGHRFGVDSDAWRGQLMYADRLVQRLAEQLPPRSALYVTADHGMIDVPFDEQHRIDFDEDWELSAGVALLGGEGRARHVYAVPGAANDVLTCWREVLGEQFWVASRDEAIAAGWFGPQIDERVYGRIGDVVAAARDDVLLIASEREPKESAMVGNHGSMTPAEQLVPLLEVRS
- a CDS encoding thymidine kinase — translated: MPELVFFCGTMDCGKSTLALQIEHNRSARGLQGMIFSRDDRAGEGKLSSRLGLVTDAVEVGDGQDLYGYLVDHLSQGGRADYVIADEAQFLAPEQIDQLARVVDDLSLDVYAFGITTDFRSKLFPGSQRLVELADRVEVLQVEALCWCGARATHNARTIGGVMVVEGAQVVVGDVTHSADEVGYEVLCRRHHRRRMTAATSHAAALSPDVLPVTSA
- a CDS encoding VOC family protein, with product MTDARGSAGPYGDPPARHAPGAPCWVSLMVHGLDATEEFYGALFGWEFQPGPQQLGPYVRALLDGREVAGLGRLPPDRHLPIAWTPYFASQNADLTAETVRSRGGTIGVGPLDAADAGRLAICSDPAGAVFGIWQSAAHLGTAVSGVPGTPAWNELLTFESASVAKFYRTVFGYEEEPVVSADLDYVALLLGGEPVAGIHGVGHALPRDRGPHWVTYFQVADVDDAVDHLVHLGGQVLRPVHDTDHGRVARVADPEGARFALLQRPD